The following coding sequences lie in one Deltaproteobacteria bacterium genomic window:
- a CDS encoding DUF433 domain-containing protein codes for MESVSHFIDCSKDVLGGEPVFKGTRVPVQTLFDYLESDHRLEEFLDDFPTVSRERAIGVLEFSKQTALSQAV; via the coding sequence ATGGAATCAGTCTCCCATTTTATTGATTGTTCCAAAGATGTACTGGGTGGCGAACCGGTGTTCAAGGGGACACGGGTTCCTGTGCAAACACTTTTTGATTATCTGGAATCTGACCATCGTCTCGAAGAATTTCTGGATGACTTTCCCACAGTCAGTCGTGAACGAGCTATCGGTGTCCTCGAGTTTTCCAAACAGACGGCACTGTCCCAGGCGGTATGA
- a CDS encoding DUF5615 family PIN-like protein, with amino-acid sequence MKILLDECLPRRLKKLLGQHDVVTVPEKGWSGTKNGALLQLAASEFDVFITVDKNLQYQQNLKEAPLAVVVLVAADNKIETLTPLMPKVLDALTKTPLPSGSSIRISAA; translated from the coding sequence ATGAAAATCCTCTTGGATGAATGCCTCCCACGGCGTCTCAAGAAATTATTGGGACAGCACGATGTTGTTACCGTACCCGAAAAAGGATGGTCAGGAACCAAGAACGGCGCTTTGCTTCAATTGGCAGCCTCGGAATTTGATGTGTTCATTACCGTCGACAAAAATTTGCAGTATCAACAGAATTTGAAAGAGGCCCCGTTGGCAGTCGTTGTTCTGGTTGCCGCTGATAACAAAATCGAGACTTTGACGCCGCTGATGCCGAAGGTTCTCGATGCCCTGACAAAAACACCACTGCCGTCTGGAAGCTCCATAAGAATCTCTGCTGCGTAA
- a CDS encoding Fic family protein: protein MTTYIHELKAWPKFRWDHERLASKLAAVRHRQGRFIGRMEALGFKLRAEAALEALTEEVIKSGEIEGEILDKDQVRSSIARRLGMDIGALRPADRNVEGVVEMMLDATQKFADPLTADRLFGWHASLFPTGRSGMTKITVGAWRKDKAGPMQVVSGAVGRERVHYEAPATGRLHSEMKAFLNWFNKDEPADLVLKAGVAHLWFVTIHPFDDGNGRMARAIADLTLARSENSVQRFYSMSAQIREERKAYYDILETTQKGNLDITPWLDWFFCCLDRAFDGAETILAGVMKKARFWKEHEGQSLNNRQRLVINRLLDGFEGKPESGKLTSSKWAKLAKCSQDTALRDIDNLVVRHILVKDPARGRSTSYALAETLRKEPSDE, encoded by the coding sequence ATGACGACCTATATCCATGAGCTGAAGGCGTGGCCGAAATTCCGTTGGGACCATGAACGTTTGGCCTCCAAGCTGGCCGCCGTACGGCACCGGCAGGGACGGTTCATTGGCCGGATGGAGGCACTTGGATTCAAGCTGCGCGCGGAAGCTGCCTTGGAGGCCCTTACTGAAGAGGTCATTAAGTCAGGCGAAATAGAAGGTGAGATCCTCGACAAGGACCAAGTCCGATCCTCGATTGCGCGCCGGTTGGGTATGGATATCGGGGCATTGAGACCCGCCGACCGCAACGTGGAAGGGGTTGTCGAAATGATGCTCGATGCCACTCAAAAGTTCGCCGATCCGCTGACCGCTGACCGCTTGTTTGGATGGCACGCCTCTCTGTTTCCTACCGGGCGTAGCGGCATGACCAAGATCACGGTCGGGGCATGGCGTAAAGACAAGGCCGGCCCGATGCAGGTTGTTTCCGGTGCGGTGGGCCGCGAGCGGGTCCATTACGAGGCACCCGCTACGGGACGCCTGCACTCGGAGATGAAGGCATTTCTGAATTGGTTCAATAAAGATGAACCCGCCGATTTGGTTCTCAAGGCAGGCGTTGCTCACCTTTGGTTTGTCACCATCCACCCTTTCGACGACGGCAATGGTCGTATGGCACGCGCCATCGCCGACCTTACGCTCGCGCGCTCAGAGAACAGTGTGCAACGCTTCTACAGTATGTCGGCGCAGATCCGGGAAGAGCGAAAGGCCTATTATGACATTCTCGAAACCACACAGAAGGGCAACCTCGACATCACGCCCTGGCTCGATTGGTTCTTCTGCTGTCTTGATCGCGCCTTTGACGGCGCAGAAACCATTCTCGCGGGTGTGATGAAAAAAGCACGCTTTTGGAAAGAACATGAAGGCCAATCCTTGAACAACCGGCAACGCCTTGTCATCAACCGTCTTCTCGATGGATTTGAAGGTAAGCCCGAGTCGGGCAAGCTTACTTCGTCGAAATGGGCGAAGTTAGCCAAGTGCTCGCAGGATACGGCGCTGCGTGACATTGACAATCTAGTCGTGCGGCACATCCTGGTCAAAGACCCAGCACGTGGGCGCAGTACCAGCTACGCTCTTGCAGAGACTCTACGAAAGGAACCTTCTGATGAATGA